One window of Mauremys reevesii isolate NIE-2019 linkage group 4, ASM1616193v1, whole genome shotgun sequence genomic DNA carries:
- the LOC120403193 gene encoding olfactory receptor-like protein COR8 yields MAEGNHSTVTQFILLGLTDRQELQIPLFMVFLVIYVLTLVGNLGMIVLIRVDPRLHTPMYFFLGNLSVVDLFYSSIFAPRMLVNFLVRSKSISYSACIAQHFSFVVFVTTEGFLLAMMAYDRYVAICNPLLYTAVMSKRVCIHLVASSYVGGLVNSLTHTCGLLRLSFCGPNVINHYFCDTNPLLKLACSDYHINEILLVTFSGIIAMSTLLIVIISYLYILFSILRIRSAKGRRKAFSTCASHLTAVTMFYGPVSLSHIQPSSSYSLEQEKISAVFYTLLIPMLNPLIYSLRNKEVKDALKRVIDWKNILS; encoded by the coding sequence ATGGCTGAGGGCAATCATAGCACGGTGACCCAGTTCATCCTCCTGGGGCTGACGGATCGTCAGGAGCTACAGATACCCCTCTTCATGGTATTCCTAGTGATCTATGTTCTTACGCTGGTGGGGAATCTTGGAATGATTGTGTTGATCAGAGTTGATCCCCGACTCcatacccccatgtacttcttccttgGTAACCTGTCTGTTGTTGACCTCTTCTACTCCTCAATCTTCGCTCCAAGGATGCTGGTGAATTTCTTAGTGAGGAGTAAAAGCATTTCTTACTCTGCCTGTATTGCCCAACACTTCTCTTTTGTCGTGTTTGTGACCACAGAAGGGTTCCTGCTGGCAATGATGGCATATGACCGCTATGTAGCCATCTGTAACCCTCTGCTCTACACTGCTGTTATGTCTAAAAGAGTCTGTATTCATCTAGTGGCCAGCTCATATGTAGGGGGGCTCGTGAACTCACTGACCCACACATGTGGCTTGCTGAGGTTGTCATTCTGCGGGCCCAACGTCATCAATCATTATTTTTGTGACACTAACCCATTGCTGAAGCTCGCCTGCTCTGATTACCACATCAATGAGATTTTGCTTGTAACGTTCTCTGGGATTATTGCCATGTCCACCCTCCTGATTGTCATAATCTCTTATCTATACATCCTCTTCTCCATCCTGAGGATCCGCTCTGCCAAGGGCAGGCGTAAAGCTttctccacctgtgcctctcatCTGACAGCTGTCACCATGTTCTATGGACCTGTCAGCTTAAGCCACATACAACCCAGTTCCAGCTACTCACTGGAACAGGAGAAAATCTCTGCTGTGTTTTATACCCTGCTGATCCCCATGTTGAACCCcctgatctacagcctgaggaacaaggaggttaAGGATGCTCTTAAGAGGGTGATAGACTGGAAAAACATTCTCAGCTAA